One segment of Toxoplasma gondii ME49 chromosome VI, whole genome shotgun sequence DNA contains the following:
- a CDS encoding hypothetical protein (encoded by transcript TGME49_240255~Predicted trans-membrane domain (TMHMM2.0):20-40), which translates to MRWWRSFSGRAQREVFLRGSPAYKWGVWIVGLGGGLLWIWESEKNAPISERRVFLPARREVKMTSAEIKKWNEKYSGGAALLTPPAQANSCANGDVLPAGSCGRTADRTGERSWSFSTRKSIPPRSVCSRNDRLNESWKAFQDPVLFSSLHEALRQREVEVRERERRREEALRLRREKEVEEERRARGVVAVDEAREKLKDQLRKETGQEGDGRRPRRLPYFSSLG; encoded by the coding sequence ATGCGGTGGTGGCGCAGCTTCTCCGGTCGGGCGCAGCGGGAGGTCTTTCTTCGAGGCTCGCCGGCGTACAAGTGGGGGGTATGGATTGTCGGTCTAGGGGGAGGCCTGCTGTGGATTTGGGAGTCCGAGAAAAACGCCCCCATTTCGGAGCGGCGGGTGTTTCTGCCTGCGCGGCGAGAGGTTAAAATGACGAGCGCAGAAATCAAAAAGTGGAACGAGAAGTACAGTGGCGGCGCAGCGCTCCTGACGCCTCCTGCGCAGGCAAACAGCTGCGCGAACGGTGATGTCCTGCCTGCTGGGTCCTGCGGGCGGACAGCCGACAgaacaggggagagaagTTGGAGCTTTTCCACACGCAAGAGTATCCCACCGAGGTCGGTATGCAGCCGAAACGACCGACTAAACGAGAGCTGGAAGGCGTTCCAGGACcccgttcttttctcgtctctccatgAGGCGCTGAGGCAACGGGAAGTGGAGgtcagagagcgagaacggaggagagaggaggcgcttagattgagaagagagaaagaggtagaagaggagaggagagcgcggGGCGTGGTGGCGGTCGATGAGGCTCGGGAGAAGCTGAAAGATCAactgaggaaagagacaggacaaGAGGGGGACGGCAGACGCCCGCGGAGACTGCCGTACTTCAGCAGTCTCGGTTGA
- a CDS encoding hypothetical protein (encoded by transcript TGME49_240260) yields the protein MEQDKVYFEVRVVEPGRMLIGASRGFAVGVTRWSDGDSDARLQENSCCALNQADLPTCLEYFVNGASFATGDFRELRQTYSFAPYPCTGRPGMGLHLQNSWPPKAKTRRVSEVLRVRGLSLIFDPLHCRHSAAFEVRGFKTLMLTRSLIG from the exons ATGGAGCAAGACAAGGTCTACTTCG AGGTACGCGTTGTCGAACCTGGCCGCATGCTGATTGGAGCCTCCAGAGGCTTTGCGGTTGGCGTGACAAGATGGTCTGACGGGGACTCTGATGCTCGTCTGCAAGAAAACTCG TGCTGCGCCCTTAACCAGGCGGACTTGCCGACATGCCTCGAGTACTTCGTGAATGGCGCATCGTTCGCTACAG GTGACTTCAGAGAACTCCGACAGACATACTCTTTTGCTCCGTACCCTTGCACTGGGCGCCCGGGAATGGGTCTGCACTTACAGAACAGCTGGCCTCCGAAGGCTAAGACCAGGCGTGTTTCGGAAGTTCTGAGAGTCAGAGGTCTGTCG ctcaTCTTCGATCCACTTCACTGCCGCCACTCCGCAGCATTCGAAGTCAGGGGCTTCAAGACTCTCATGCTTACTCGGAGCCTCATTGGATAG